One Funiculus sociatus GB2-C1 DNA window includes the following coding sequences:
- the cobJ gene encoding precorrin-3B C(17)-methyltransferase — translation MVLVWREFQPIAAIATTPSATKILQPLTQAAGATLWVPDSLTNVEALHSTSLEVYHGSLKDHLIEIWHQHQAFIFCLAAGAVVRLIAPLLQDKSRDPAVVVLDENGKFVISLCSGHQGKADQLARAIAHSIGATPVLTGASSALKLPGVDILGVPFGWSRGEGDWTEVSAAVARGELVQVIQEAGSTLWQNHLPQHPFYFGFPEYTAAHKEESVSPKARIWISSTQRQFSRESDLPKVQWHPRVLWVGIGCERGTSRELIETAIEQVFRKNHLAIAAIAGIGTIDIKADEVGLVEFCRDRNLPLRTFRAEILRSVTVPNPSNVVEAEVGTPSVAEAAAIYAAGEARFPEVSKLLVPKQIFRLEGQPGAVTVAIAQSNLEYTGRTGCLFLIGTGPGKLDQMTPAAQTAISQADAVIGYSLYIDLITPLLRPGQIVEALPITQERQRAERAIELGNWGLTVAVVSSGDCGIYGMAGLVLEELQVKGWDGKTPAVQVFPGITALQAAASRVGAPLMHDFCAISLSDLLTPWEVIEKRLKAAAQADFVTALYNPRSQTRTQQIATATEIFLQYRDPKTPVAIVKSAYRQDEQIALTTLDKLLTMSIDMLTTVLIGNQSTRTHAEWMITPRGYLGFDNENC, via the coding sequence ATGGTATTAGTTTGGCGCGAGTTTCAGCCGATAGCTGCGATCGCCACTACCCCCAGCGCCACCAAAATATTACAGCCTCTAACTCAGGCGGCTGGTGCAACCCTTTGGGTACCGGATTCCTTAACCAATGTAGAGGCTTTGCATTCAACGTCTCTAGAGGTTTATCACGGTTCTCTGAAAGACCATTTAATCGAAATTTGGCATCAACATCAGGCGTTTATTTTCTGTTTAGCAGCAGGGGCGGTGGTGCGACTGATTGCACCTTTGTTACAGGATAAATCCCGCGATCCGGCTGTGGTGGTGTTGGATGAAAATGGTAAATTTGTTATTAGTTTGTGCAGTGGTCATCAGGGAAAAGCCGATCAATTGGCAAGAGCGATCGCGCACTCTATTGGCGCAACTCCAGTTTTAACGGGCGCATCATCTGCATTAAAATTACCAGGTGTTGATATACTCGGAGTTCCCTTTGGCTGGAGTCGTGGCGAGGGAGATTGGACAGAAGTTAGTGCAGCTGTTGCAAGAGGCGAACTCGTTCAAGTCATTCAAGAAGCTGGATCTACCTTGTGGCAAAATCATCTACCCCAACATCCGTTTTATTTCGGATTTCCGGAATATACCGCCGCACATAAAGAAGAATCAGTTTCACCAAAAGCGAGAATTTGGATTAGTTCCACACAGCGACAATTTTCCAGAGAATCAGATTTACCAAAAGTACAATGGCATCCCAGAGTTTTATGGGTAGGAATTGGTTGCGAACGGGGAACGTCTAGAGAATTAATTGAAACAGCAATTGAGCAAGTTTTTCGGAAGAATCACTTGGCTATTGCCGCGATCGCAGGTATCGGTACAATTGATATCAAAGCCGATGAAGTTGGGTTAGTGGAATTTTGTCGCGATCGCAATTTACCTTTACGAACCTTTCGGGCAGAAATACTACGTTCAGTTACAGTTCCCAACCCTTCAAATGTTGTAGAAGCAGAAGTTGGAACCCCCAGCGTCGCAGAAGCAGCAGCAATATATGCAGCTGGAGAAGCCCGTTTTCCTGAAGTTAGTAAACTACTGGTTCCCAAACAAATTTTTAGATTGGAAGGGCAACCGGGGGCGGTAACGGTAGCGATCGCGCAATCCAATTTAGAATACACTGGGCGCACAGGCTGTTTATTCCTAATTGGTACTGGGCCAGGAAAATTAGATCAGATGACTCCAGCCGCCCAAACAGCCATTTCTCAAGCCGATGCAGTCATTGGTTACTCTCTCTACATCGACTTAATTACCCCACTTTTGCGCCCTGGACAAATTGTAGAAGCTTTACCGATTACCCAAGAACGTCAACGCGCCGAAAGGGCGATTGAATTAGGCAACTGGGGATTAACTGTAGCGGTTGTCTCCTCTGGCGACTGCGGTATTTATGGTATGGCGGGGTTAGTGCTGGAAGAATTGCAAGTTAAAGGTTGGGATGGCAAAACTCCCGCAGTTCAGGTTTTTCCGGGGATCACCGCCCTACAAGCAGCCGCCTCCCGCGTCGGTGCGCCCTTGATGCACGACTTCTGCGCGATTAGTTTAAGCGACTTGCTGACACCGTGGGAAGTGATTGAGAAGAGATTAAAAGCAGCTGCCCAAGCTGATTTTGTCACAGCTTTGTATAACCCGCGATCGCAAACTCGCACCCAACAAATTGCCACAGCTACAGAAATCTTTCTGCAATACCGCGACCCCAAAACACCTGTAGCAATTGTCAAATCTGCTTATCGACAAGACGA